The DNA sequence CATCTCCTTGCAGGCTGGCTTCCTTGGTGTAGCCCATGGGACATTTCCCAACCCAGGCCCTACTGGCTACCCTCTCTCCCAGGACTGGATTCCTAGCCATGGGTTCCCATGAGCCCCAGCTCTTCAGCTCCAGTGTTTGACCCAGTAGCTAAGATGCCTGGTGCATAGGCAGGGCTCCATGGCCCTGACAATCATGAGTCCTGTAGAGGGGTGTGGGCAGAGGGTTGCAGTCAAGTCTTCTGGTCTtaaccttcctgcctctctccagtAAGACGGACTGTCCTTGCCCGGGCTCCAtgctccttccctgcccccacctccctatacacccacactcacacccacacccacctccCCAGACCCACTTCTCCTTTGCAGCCACCCCACCGCCTACACCTTCCTGCGGTGGAGTTGCTGGCCCATAGGCAAGGGTATGGAGAGGCAATGGgccagaacccccccccccaggctaaCTGATGAGGGTTCTATGTGGATCCTCAGAATCGCCTGTTATCAGCTTTGATTCCCTTACTCCATGACCAGCTCTGCACCATCCCTTGCCCTCCATCCAGCCTCCTTGCCTCCCCATCCAGTCTCTGGATGCAGCCAAAGGGCCCTTCTGAATCCAGGCCCCGATTGCCAGGCCTCGTTCTCCAGCTGGGCCCCCGTCCAGCTGTCACAATggtgctttcctttctcccagcacccCACAGCAGCCATGTCCGTCCCCCAGTTTGTGCAGCCCTTCGCCTTCGCAGGCCTTCCCCCATGCCATTTCCTGGAGGGCACGTTTCCTTGCCCCTTGAAGCTGCCGGAGATATCCCTCGGCCCCTAGCCTAAGAGGTCTTCTGTACGACCCACCATGAGGCACACCAAGGGACTACAGGCCCGAGCTTCTAGCTGGGAGCCCCCTCAGGCACTGCTCAGCCCGTGACCTCTGAGGAGGGGACTGCGTGTGTCCCAAGACCCAGAGAGCTTGTTTGTGTGACTGACAGGGTTTGAGCGATGCTGATGAGGTACAAGCAAGAGACCAAAACCAGGGCCTGATACAGTGGCGGCATGGACAAGGCAAAGACACAACCAAGCAGGGTCGCAGCTCTGGAAAAGGAACTGTAGGGAGTCAGTTCCCTTACTAATCTGCAGATCCTACCCAGGCTCTGCCTTCAAACCTGCGAagctccccagcaccctgctgccagAATCCGAGATTCCTGTTGTTctagcttcccccccccccactccccaagtCCCAGTACTCCTTGGCCTTCCCATTTGTGCCACCAGGGTTTTGCTCATACTCCACCCCACCACTGGCCCCTAGACGTCTCCTCTCTACCAACACCGTGTCCTTTTCTCaagttttcttgtcattttttggTGGTGAGCTGTGCTGGTGGCCCTCAGGCAGGCCCCATACCTACCCATTCCCATGGAATTCAGGATAACTAGCTGCCTGTCCCCACTACTCTCAAAGGGGACAAAGGGATCAGGGAGGCAGGGCTGGGCAAAGGACAAGGATATGGAGGACTAGTGGATGGTGAGACCGGGAAGTCTTCTAGGGTATCTGTGTCCCTCAGTCACCACTGTGGGCATTTGATGTCTTGACCCTGGGAagggcagagcaggaagcaggagggacTAGGGGCAGATGGCCTCGGTGAGCCACAGCAGAGGCggcaggagactgaggaaggtaGGTGACTGTTGGGTCCCATCCCCTCTGCGGTCCAAGAGCAGCCTCTAGTTTGACCCCCCCAGCGCTAGCAATGCTCAGCTGTCGTCTGCGGTGACAGTTGAGTGGTTTAATACAGGAACCACAGGTGAAAGAGGTCTCGGGTTCAGGCGAGGTTGCAGCTCCACCCCAGTGGTCCCACCCCAGCAGGCAAGGGCGGGGCGGAGGATGCTGCTGCTCCGTCTGGGTTTCATTCTAGACTAGAGGGGCACAGAGTCCAGACTCAGACCTCTGTCCCACCTGCATGCGGTGGCGATATGGGCGCCCGGAAGCGCGGGACCAGAAGCCGGAGAAGCCGGGACAGCCCCATGCCCACGCCATGTATTCAGGCACTGTGCTTCGACCCTCTGGTGCGACGCTGCTTGGAATGTAACCTCCTCCGCACACCGGACCCTCCTCGGCACGGTAAGACAGCCCAGGGGGACAGGCGGGATCTGCCCTAAGGTCCCCAGCCCGGCAGCGCCACGTGCCCCTCAGCTGATCCTGGGGCCAGTGGTCCCTCATGGCCCTCACCGCCcgtctccctctctgtccctcctccgcCCAGCCTTCGGCCCCTCAGTCCTCCGCCCTCCGTCCGCATCCCCTTCACCTTCAGCGCCCGGGACAGCGCTGCAGCCACAGGAGTCGGTGGGCACGGGACCAGGGCCGGACGCGACGCTGCCGCTGCCCGGGCTGCTCTTCGGAGCCCCCGCGCTCCTGGgactggtgctggtgctggtccTGGTGGCCCTGGTGATCTGGAGGTGGTGGCGGCAGCGCAGGATGGCCTCCCCTGACACCCCAGACGGAGTCCAAGAAGGTGAGAACCATGTCTGGGGAAGCGCAAtggtggctgggggtgggggatacaACTCCTATTATAGGGGATGTCCGGAACCAAACCCAGGattgcgggggtggggtgggtcctGAGGAGTGAGCGCTGAGGCTGTTAGGTATGCAGGGAGGACAGCACAGGCCAAGCCTTAATCCAAGCAAGGAGACTCAGTGCCTAGGAAGAGATATCTTGGGTGAAAGTGTCTGCCCTTCCCTTTGGGAGCCCGAGTGGCCTGGTCCTAGGTTATGCCCAGTAGAGTGCCCAGACACCCGTCTCCCCCATGTCAGTGTCCCCCACCTCAGCTTACATGTCTCTGGACTCAGCACTTCCTGTCCTGAAGACTTGTCATGTGCTGCCCCACTTCCTCCACTGAGGGCTGTTCCCCAGGAGGCTTCTAGAACAGGCGTCACAGGAAGGCTGTGATTCAATCCTGACCTGCCTTACCCGGTCCCTCACCTACCCCAGAGTCCCTGGACAATGTCTTCGTGTCCTCCTCAGAAACCCCCCCTGCCTCCGCTCCCATCTGGCCTACCCCCAAAGAAGACGCCGACGCCACCCTGCCAAGCCACAGCATCCCAGTGCCCGCCACAGAACTGGGCTCCACTGAGCTGGTGACCACCAAGACAGCCGGCCCTGAGGAATAGCAGCTGTGGAGGGAACCGAGGGAGCCCTACCGGCTTTGTggactctccccctccccccaggcctTGGAAAAGAAGTTCAGCCCTTCAGGGACGGAGCCCATTGCCCGGAGGGTACCCGGCAGAACCACAGACACTACAGGCCACAGGCTCCCACCAGCATGAGACTGATTTTGTGTTAGTCTTTGGCTCAAGAACATTCCATTTTTGAGACTGTTTTTGAACTCTTATGCCTTAAACGGTTGGGCAGGCTCGAGTGTTGGATAATAATCTCTTTGAAGAGGTAGAGACTGGACACTCAATCTCTTTCTACAAAATTTGGGTGgtggactgaagaaatggctcagcagaggaGTCCATGTTCTGTTCCTGCAAAGGACTGCGGTTGCCCAGTTTCCCCGTGTCCATGtctgcagctcacaaccacctgggacTCCAGGCCCAGGGANNNNNNNNNNNNNNNNNNNNNNNNNNNNNNNNNNNNNNNNNNNNNNNNNNNNNNNNNNNNNNNNNNNNNNNNNNNNNNNNNNNNNNNNNNNNNNNNNNNNNNNNNNNNNNNNNNNNNNNNNNNNNNNNNNNNNNNNNNNNNNNNNNNNNNNNNNNNNNNNNNNNNNNNNNNNNNNNNNNNNNNNNNNNNNNNNNNNNNNNNNNNNNNNNNNNN is a window from the Microtus ochrogaster isolate Prairie Vole_2 chromosome 15, MicOch1.0, whole genome shotgun sequence genome containing:
- the Tnfrsf13c gene encoding tumor necrosis factor receptor superfamily member 13C is translated as MGARKRGTRSRRSRDSPMPTPCIQALCFDPLVRRCLECNLLRTPDPPRHAFGPSVLRPPSASPSPSAPGTALQPQESVGTGPGPDATLPLPGLLFGAPALLGLVLVLVLVALVIWRWWRQRRMASPDTPDGVQEESLDNVFVSSSETPPASAPIWPTPKEDADATLPSHSIPVPATELGSTELVTTKTAGPEE